One window of the Acaryochloris sp. CCMEE 5410 genome contains the following:
- a CDS encoding carbohydrate ABC transporter permease has translation MVLKQNRYWKRLSQGVTYALLGVIALAMLLPLLWLVSTAFKGQEDNIFPVAASKDLSLSPLENIVFFLKQLFPIHPTGHNFVSVWQQQPFGQYFLNSLFVSSLTVTLNVLFSSLAAYPLARLNFKGKDFIFAVVVSTIMIPFQIVMIPLYVLAVELGLKNTYLGVIFPAIASAFGIFLLRQAFQGVPKELEEAARIDGCTDLGIWWHIMLPSVRPALVTLAIFVFIGSWGEFLWPLIILDQPEYYTLPLAVSNLFSAFGLNWRLIAAGSVISIAPVLLFFLIMQRYIVPSEAGSGLKG, from the coding sequence ATGGTGCTAAAGCAAAATCGATATTGGAAACGGTTGTCACAAGGAGTAACCTATGCACTCCTTGGGGTCATTGCCTTGGCTATGTTATTGCCTTTATTATGGCTGGTTAGTACAGCCTTCAAAGGCCAGGAAGACAATATTTTCCCCGTCGCGGCGTCGAAAGATTTGTCTTTATCTCCCCTGGAGAATATTGTTTTCTTCTTAAAGCAGTTATTTCCTATCCATCCCACTGGACACAATTTTGTCTCTGTTTGGCAACAACAGCCTTTTGGGCAGTATTTTCTCAATAGTCTATTCGTTTCATCTCTCACTGTAACCCTCAACGTTTTGTTCAGTTCTCTAGCTGCTTATCCTCTGGCTAGACTGAACTTTAAGGGTAAGGATTTTATTTTTGCGGTCGTGGTCTCCACAATTATGATTCCTTTCCAAATTGTGATGATCCCGCTTTACGTCTTAGCGGTTGAGTTGGGGCTCAAAAATACCTATCTGGGCGTGATTTTTCCTGCGATCGCATCTGCGTTTGGTATCTTTCTGCTCCGGCAGGCCTTCCAAGGGGTTCCAAAAGAACTAGAAGAAGCTGCACGCATCGACGGCTGTACAGATCTAGGGATTTGGTGGCATATTATGTTGCCATCGGTTAGACCCGCCCTAGTTACCCTGGCAATATTCGTTTTCATTGGCTCTTGGGGAGAATTTTTATGGCCCCTCATCATTCTGGATCAGCCCGAGTATTACACCCTTCCCCTCGCAGTGTCCAATCTGTTTAGTGCCTTTGGGCTCAATTGGCGTTTAATTGCCGCAGGTTCAGTGATTTCCATCGCTCCAGTCTTACTATTTTTCTTGATTATGCAACGGTATATTGTTCCTTCTGAAGCTGGGAGCGGATTAAAAGGGTAG
- the argH gene encoding argininosuccinate lyase, giving the protein MASSPVPPANSSDSSDPKVWSQRFESALNPVIAAFNASIHFDIALIEYDLTGSQAHVQMLAHSGIISQAEADAIDQGLEAIRQEYRQGQFQPGIEAEDIHFAVENRLIELIGDTGKKLHTGRSRNDQVGTDLRLYLHDQILQVQTLIRNWQRALVTLASEHVQTLIPGYTHLQRAQPISLAHHLLAYFEMAERDWQRLKEIDQRVNVSPLGLGALAGTPFPIDRQYTADKLGFVDLYRNSLDGVSDRDFAIEFLCAASLIMVHLSRFSEEVILWASEEFGFIKLKDSCATGSSIMPQKKNPDVPELVRGKSGRVFGHLQSLLVVMKGLPLAYNKDLQEDKEAIFDGVTTIKACLEAMTILVAEGLEFQTPRLESAVGEDFSNATDVADYLSKQGVPFREAYNIVGAVVKTCLSQNKLLKDLTLVEWQQFHPQFADDIYSAISPRQVVAVRNSFGGTGFTQVQNALKQAQSLLAESQ; this is encoded by the coding sequence TTGGCATCTTCTCCCGTACCTCCTGCAAACAGCTCTGACTCTTCTGACCCCAAAGTTTGGAGTCAAAGATTTGAATCTGCCTTAAACCCTGTGATTGCTGCCTTTAATGCCAGCATTCATTTCGACATCGCCTTAATTGAATATGATCTAACGGGTTCACAAGCTCACGTGCAGATGTTGGCCCACAGTGGCATTATTTCTCAAGCAGAAGCCGATGCCATTGATCAAGGACTAGAGGCCATCCGGCAAGAATATCGCCAAGGTCAATTTCAGCCTGGTATTGAAGCGGAAGACATCCATTTTGCCGTCGAAAACCGCTTAATTGAACTGATCGGTGACACAGGCAAAAAACTGCATACGGGGCGTTCGCGGAATGACCAAGTAGGTACCGATCTTCGTCTCTATTTACATGATCAAATTCTACAAGTTCAAACCCTGATTCGGAACTGGCAACGAGCGCTCGTTACCTTAGCCAGCGAACATGTGCAGACACTCATTCCTGGATATACCCATTTACAGCGAGCTCAGCCGATCAGCTTAGCCCACCACTTGTTGGCCTACTTTGAAATGGCTGAACGAGATTGGCAGCGTCTGAAAGAAATCGATCAGCGAGTGAATGTTTCGCCTTTAGGTTTGGGAGCCTTAGCCGGAACGCCTTTCCCCATCGATCGCCAGTACACTGCCGACAAGCTAGGGTTTGTCGATCTGTATCGCAATAGTTTGGATGGTGTCAGCGATCGCGATTTTGCCATTGAGTTTCTCTGTGCAGCCAGTCTCATCATGGTGCATCTCAGCCGCTTTTCAGAAGAAGTCATCCTTTGGGCCTCGGAAGAGTTTGGATTCATCAAACTGAAGGATAGCTGTGCGACAGGCTCCAGCATTATGCCCCAAAAGAAAAATCCTGATGTTCCCGAATTAGTACGGGGCAAATCAGGGCGGGTTTTTGGGCATTTACAAAGCTTACTGGTTGTCATGAAAGGACTGCCCTTAGCCTATAACAAGGATCTACAAGAAGATAAAGAAGCCATTTTTGATGGTGTGACAACGATTAAGGCTTGTTTAGAGGCCATGACTATTTTGGTGGCAGAGGGCCTAGAATTCCAAACCCCACGTCTTGAATCTGCAGTGGGCGAAGATTTTTCCAATGCCACGGATGTCGCAGACTATTTATCCAAGCAAGGAGTGCCCTTTCGGGAAGCCTACAATATCGTTGGTGCTGTGGTGAAAACATGTCTCTCCCAAAACAAGCTACTCAAAGACTTAACGCTAGTGGAATGGCAGCAGTTTCATCCCCAGTTCGCTGACGATATCTATTCAGCCATTTCGCCCCGACAAGTCGTTGCCGTCCGCAATAGCTTTGGTGGAACAGGATTCACTCAAGTGCAAAACGCACTCAAACAGGCTCAATCTCTGTTAGCAGAATCACAGTAG
- a CDS encoding late competence development ComFB family protein, producing MVPSYDIANSYKNIMEILVDEEIDQQTCAWSLEEAQRINRIEVAAHALNHLPPLYASSQEGVALQYERAQREHQGDITAAVTDALTAVKRIPWKGSTPFDVR from the coding sequence ATGGTACCCAGCTATGACATAGCCAATAGCTACAAAAACATTATGGAAATTCTGGTTGACGAAGAAATCGATCAGCAAACTTGTGCTTGGTCTTTAGAGGAGGCTCAACGGATTAACCGTATTGAGGTGGCCGCCCATGCCCTCAATCACTTGCCTCCTCTTTATGCGTCTAGTCAAGAAGGGGTGGCGCTCCAGTATGAACGTGCTCAACGGGAGCATCAGGGTGATATTACAGCAGCAGTCACTGATGCCTTGACAGCGGTTAAGCGCATCCCTTGGAAAGGGTCTACCCCTTTTGATGTGCGCTAA
- the pyrR gene encoding bifunctional pyr operon transcriptional regulator/uracil phosphoribosyltransferase PyrR has protein sequence MSSNIVEILSAQDLRRTITRLASEVIERVGTLDHLVLLGIPTRGVPLAYALAQQIELLEQIKVPVGSLDITFYRDDLDRITVRTPGKTDLPTDLSQKTVLLVDDVIFSGRTIRAALNAVHDYGRPTLTQLLVLIDRGHRELPIHPDFTGKALPTAREELVNVYLDATDQRDGVELVTRDH, from the coding sequence ATGTCCTCTAATATTGTTGAAATTCTGTCGGCTCAAGACCTACGCCGGACGATCACACGGCTAGCGTCAGAAGTGATTGAACGAGTCGGCACCCTAGATCATCTGGTACTGTTAGGCATCCCGACACGGGGCGTTCCTCTAGCCTATGCCTTAGCCCAGCAGATAGAGTTATTAGAACAGATCAAAGTCCCGGTGGGTAGCTTAGACATTACGTTTTACCGCGATGATTTAGACCGAATTACCGTCAGGACACCTGGAAAAACTGACTTACCGACGGATCTCTCCCAGAAAACTGTTCTCCTGGTTGATGATGTCATTTTCAGTGGTCGCACGATACGAGCTGCCCTCAATGCCGTCCATGACTATGGTCGGCCAACGCTGACTCAATTACTGGTCCTAATTGACCGGGGCCATCGAGAGCTGCCGATTCACCCTGACTTTACGGGCAAGGCATTGCCAACGGCACGGGAAGAACTGGTCAACGTCTATCTTGATGCGACCGATCAGCGGGATGGAGTGGAATTAGTCACCCGAGATCATTAG
- the groES gene encoding co-chaperone GroES, whose translation MAAISLSVSTVKPLGDRVFVKVSAAEEQTAGGIILPDAAKEKPQVGEITAVGPGKRGDDGSRQALDVKEGDKVLYSKYAGTDVKLGGEEYVLLSEKDILAIVN comes from the coding sequence ATGGCAGCTATTTCCTTAAGCGTCTCTACAGTCAAGCCTTTAGGTGATCGCGTATTCGTCAAAGTCAGTGCTGCAGAAGAGCAAACTGCAGGTGGCATTATTTTGCCCGATGCGGCCAAAGAGAAGCCTCAGGTAGGTGAAATTACCGCTGTTGGCCCAGGTAAGCGGGGTGACGATGGATCTCGCCAAGCCTTAGATGTCAAAGAAGGCGACAAAGTTCTGTATTCCAAGTACGCCGGTACAGATGTCAAGCTCGGCGGTGAAGAGTATGTACTGCTTTCTGAAAAAGATATTTTGGCGATCGTCAACTAG
- the groL gene encoding chaperonin GroEL (60 kDa chaperone family; promotes refolding of misfolded polypeptides especially under stressful conditions; forms two stacked rings of heptamers to form a barrel-shaped 14mer; ends can be capped by GroES; misfolded proteins enter the barrel where they are refolded when GroES binds), producing MAKRIIYNENARRALEKGMDILCESVAVTLGPKGRNVVLEKKFGAPQIVNDGVTIAKEIELEDNIENTGVALIRQAASKTNDAAGDGTTTATVLAHAMVKEGMRNVVAGANAISLKRGIEKAAGFLVEKIAENARSVEDSTAIAQVGTISAGNDDEVGQMIANAMDKVGKEGVISLEEGKSMTTELEVTEGMRFEKGYISPYFATDTERMEAVLDEPYILLTDKKITLVQDLVPVLEQAARAGKPLLVIAEDIEKEALATLVVNRLRGVLNVAAVKAPGFGDRRKAMLEDIAVLTGGQVITEDAGLKLETAKLEMMGQARRITITKDTTTLVAEGNEADVQARCEQIRRQMDETESSYDKEKLQERLAKLAGGVAVIKVGAATETEMKDRKLRLEDAINSTKAAVEEGIVPGGGTTLAHLGPQLASWAADNLTGEELIGATIVERALTAPLKRIAENAGQNGAVIAERVREKEFNVGFDASVNEFTDMFAAGIVDPAKVTRSALQNAASIAGMVLTTECIISDKPEPKENAPAGAGMGGDFDY from the coding sequence ATGGCTAAACGCATTATTTATAACGAGAATGCTCGTCGCGCCCTTGAGAAAGGGATGGATATCCTATGTGAATCTGTTGCGGTGACATTAGGCCCTAAAGGTCGCAATGTTGTTCTAGAAAAGAAATTTGGTGCCCCTCAGATCGTCAATGATGGCGTCACCATTGCTAAGGAAATTGAACTAGAAGACAACATTGAGAACACAGGGGTTGCCTTGATTCGTCAAGCGGCTTCCAAAACGAATGATGCCGCAGGAGATGGCACCACAACAGCTACGGTCCTTGCCCATGCCATGGTCAAAGAAGGGATGCGCAACGTAGTTGCGGGTGCGAATGCAATTTCCCTCAAGCGTGGCATTGAGAAAGCTGCTGGCTTTCTCGTAGAGAAAATCGCTGAGAATGCTCGCTCTGTTGAAGATTCCACTGCCATTGCTCAAGTGGGAACGATTTCTGCTGGTAACGACGATGAAGTCGGCCAAATGATTGCCAATGCGATGGATAAAGTCGGCAAAGAAGGCGTTATTTCCCTAGAAGAAGGCAAGTCCATGACCACCGAATTGGAGGTCACTGAAGGGATGCGCTTTGAGAAAGGCTATATTTCTCCTTATTTCGCGACTGACACAGAGCGGATGGAAGCTGTGCTAGACGAGCCCTACATCCTACTGACCGACAAGAAAATCACCCTCGTGCAAGATTTAGTGCCTGTACTCGAGCAGGCTGCACGGGCAGGTAAGCCCTTGTTGGTGATTGCTGAGGATATTGAGAAAGAAGCCTTAGCCACCCTCGTCGTCAACCGTTTACGGGGCGTGTTGAATGTAGCTGCCGTAAAAGCACCTGGCTTCGGCGATCGTCGTAAAGCCATGCTGGAAGATATTGCAGTCTTGACTGGTGGTCAGGTGATTACCGAAGATGCGGGTCTCAAACTAGAGACTGCCAAGCTAGAAATGATGGGACAAGCTCGTCGCATCACTATCACGAAAGACACCACTACCCTTGTTGCCGAAGGGAATGAGGCCGACGTCCAAGCTCGCTGCGAGCAAATTCGTCGTCAAATGGATGAAACCGAATCTTCCTACGATAAAGAAAAGCTGCAAGAGCGCTTGGCTAAATTGGCCGGTGGTGTTGCCGTGATCAAAGTGGGTGCTGCAACTGAAACTGAAATGAAGGATCGGAAGCTCCGCCTAGAAGATGCCATCAACTCCACTAAAGCCGCTGTTGAAGAAGGGATTGTTCCCGGTGGCGGGACCACTTTGGCTCATCTTGGTCCTCAACTTGCAAGTTGGGCTGCAGATAACTTAACTGGCGAAGAGCTGATTGGTGCCACTATCGTTGAACGGGCCTTAACTGCACCTCTAAAGCGCATTGCGGAGAATGCTGGCCAAAATGGTGCCGTTATCGCTGAACGCGTTCGCGAAAAAGAGTTCAATGTTGGTTTCGATGCGTCAGTGAATGAGTTCACGGATATGTTTGCCGCTGGCATTGTCGATCCTGCAAAGGTGACTCGTTCTGCGCTGCAAAATGCTGCTTCTATTGCTGGCATGGTCCTCACTACTGAGTGCATTATTTCTGATAAGCCTGAGCCCAAGGAAAATGCTCCTGCTGGCGCTGGCATGGGCGGAGACTTCGACTACTAG
- a CDS encoding DUF3365 domain-containing protein, giving the protein MNLTRNWFRTLRSRTLAFFALAAAICFTAVACSGGAESQATGGVKPELVADYIHTALASDRTAYTKHVVNRAKKLEGKPKADGVLAIEATEGWESSDGIPLPAQMFRLGSEIASEADTAFTYNLISTWYINDAQGPKNDFEKKAIQEVEKTGEPFKEFQEVGGKKYFSALYPDKAVAEACITCHNTHPVHKERYPDKVFKMDDVMGGIMINIPLEGA; this is encoded by the coding sequence ATGAATTTGACACGAAATTGGTTCAGAACGTTGCGTTCCAGAACCCTCGCCTTTTTTGCTCTGGCTGCAGCCATTTGTTTCACCGCTGTGGCCTGTAGTGGGGGTGCCGAATCCCAAGCCACTGGGGGGGTAAAGCCTGAATTAGTAGCTGATTATATCCATACTGCTTTAGCTTCAGACCGAACGGCCTACACCAAGCATGTGGTTAACCGAGCCAAAAAACTCGAAGGTAAGCCCAAAGCTGATGGTGTTCTGGCAATAGAAGCGACCGAAGGTTGGGAAAGCAGTGATGGTATTCCCCTGCCTGCACAAATGTTTCGGCTCGGGTCTGAAATTGCCTCCGAAGCAGACACTGCTTTTACCTATAACCTGATCTCAACTTGGTATATTAACGACGCTCAAGGTCCTAAAAATGATTTTGAGAAAAAAGCCATTCAAGAGGTTGAGAAAACGGGAGAACCTTTCAAGGAGTTCCAGGAAGTAGGGGGTAAGAAATATTTTTCGGCCCTCTATCCCGATAAGGCAGTAGCAGAAGCCTGTATTACTTGTCATAACACCCACCCTGTACACAAAGAACGCTATCCCGATAAGGTCTTCAAAATGGATGACGTGATGGGCGGCATCATGATCAATATTCCTTTGGAAGGTGCTTAG
- a CDS encoding cytochrome c3 family protein, with amino-acid sequence MRSWLLRGVLLLLLWNGLTVSAWAVDQAQLQSINQSWSQSAHALADVNCSSCHQNKSTKQVLQRPNHESCQSCHEAQVDTFLLGKHGIRLLEGQTALTPALAHLPMQAAAHDKQMNCNACHDVHSVKTLPASVDSCLTCHKDTHSLNYQNSRHAQLLQEEGALPRPSTASTTCATCHLPRQTSASGTVMVNHNNTFTLLPRDRMVKEVCMNCHGMEFAYNSIFDDDLVESNFARPPTLSMDTLKMVRALEQQRSGNSKSE; translated from the coding sequence ATGAGGAGTTGGCTTCTAAGAGGGGTGTTGTTATTGCTGCTTTGGAATGGGTTGACGGTTTCTGCCTGGGCGGTGGATCAGGCTCAGCTTCAGTCTATTAACCAAAGCTGGTCCCAAAGTGCCCATGCCTTAGCCGATGTCAACTGTTCGAGCTGTCACCAGAATAAATCCACGAAACAGGTGCTGCAGCGACCCAATCATGAAAGCTGTCAATCTTGCCATGAAGCGCAAGTGGATACCTTTTTGCTGGGTAAACATGGTATTCGCTTACTAGAAGGACAAACGGCACTCACCCCTGCTTTGGCCCACCTGCCGATGCAGGCAGCCGCCCATGATAAACAGATGAACTGTAATGCTTGTCATGATGTTCATTCAGTGAAGACATTACCCGCCTCGGTTGATTCTTGTTTGACCTGCCACAAGGACACCCATTCGCTGAATTATCAGAACTCCCGGCATGCTCAATTACTGCAAGAAGAGGGGGCACTTCCCCGCCCTTCCACTGCTTCAACCACTTGTGCCACTTGCCACCTGCCCCGACAAACATCGGCATCGGGGACGGTAATGGTCAACCACAACAATACCTTCACGTTACTGCCCCGCGATCGCATGGTGAAAGAGGTCTGTATGAATTGCCACGGCATGGAATTTGCCTACAACAGCATTTTTGATGATGACTTAGTGGAATCGAATTTTGCCCGACCCCCTACCTTATCGATGGACACTCTGAAAATGGTGCGTGCGCTAGAACAACAACGGTCGGGCAATTCCAAATCAGAGTAA
- a CDS encoding cytochrome c3 family protein encodes MAKTKKSFLSLSALFNVRNTVIVLCLILMGWLGAAFALDHKTIFLPGVTSNGHLLFEASCASCHEGFKPVSNDTCMRCHEAEMATDAHGPKKFRDLRWAAELEKLEVLTCTTCHNEHVHMFDRGVHLKPDLCMICHEGIIQGELASHKGFSPDGCWTAGCHNFHDHRSISTGFLRQSMGQADMLPKPVLPARTVKPELTAPPQPDLGKELLGGRA; translated from the coding sequence GTGGCCAAAACGAAAAAATCTTTTTTGAGTCTATCGGCTCTATTTAATGTCAGAAATACCGTGATTGTGCTGTGTTTAATTTTGATGGGTTGGTTGGGGGCTGCCTTTGCTTTAGACCACAAAACGATCTTTCTGCCGGGCGTAACGTCTAATGGGCATCTCCTATTTGAGGCGTCCTGTGCCTCGTGTCATGAAGGGTTTAAACCGGTGAGTAATGACACGTGCATGCGCTGCCATGAGGCCGAAATGGCCACTGATGCCCATGGCCCCAAAAAGTTCCGAGATCTGCGCTGGGCTGCTGAATTAGAGAAATTGGAGGTATTAACGTGCACCACTTGCCACAACGAACATGTGCATATGTTTGATCGCGGGGTGCATCTCAAACCAGATCTCTGCATGATTTGCCATGAAGGCATTATTCAAGGGGAATTGGCCAGTCATAAAGGGTTCTCACCGGATGGATGTTGGACAGCTGGTTGTCATAATTTCCACGACCATCGCAGTATTTCAACGGGCTTTTTACGTCAGAGTATGGGTCAGGCGGATATGTTGCCGAAGCCAGTATTACCAGCCCGTACCGTTAAGCCTGAACTGACGGCACCGCCTCAGCCTGACTTGGGGAAAGAGCTTCTTGGAGGGCGAGCATGA
- a CDS encoding globin family protein produces the protein MTLQVEILESSFEKIKPQANEFVSSFYNHLFTDYPEAKPLFEGTDMEKQGGKLLQSLVLVIENLRKPDALSNALKGLGARHVKYGALPEHYPLVGATLLKTFDEYLGDAWTEEVQTAWVDAYGAITTIMLDGADYSEADVQLKPEAPPNDSGLQVELLETSFAQVKPVANEFADRFYENLFTDYPAAQPLFANTDIKQQSKKLLQSLVLVVENLRKPDALGDALTGLGARHVQYGALPEHYPLVGNTLLKTFGQFLGPAWTDEVQQAWVDAYGAISTIMLDGADYSEADIQLEPETPASPDDSGLQVELLETSFAQVKPVANEFADRFYENLFTDYPAAQPLFANTDIKQQSKKLLQSLVLVVENLRKPDALGDALTGLGARHVKYGALPEHYPLVGNTLLKTFEEFLGSAWTDEVKQAWVDAYGAISTIMLDGADYSQADLDLNSAPPASSSPSSFSSEAAETDRPTGLLLGLAGGGIVAVIIAILLV, from the coding sequence ATGACCTTACAAGTTGAAATCCTTGAAAGTAGCTTCGAGAAAATAAAACCTCAAGCTAATGAATTTGTTTCAAGTTTTTATAACCACTTATTCACAGATTACCCAGAGGCCAAACCCCTTTTCGAGGGGACAGATATGGAGAAGCAAGGGGGCAAACTTTTACAATCTTTGGTGCTAGTAATTGAGAATTTGCGCAAACCGGATGCGTTGAGTAATGCCCTCAAAGGGCTGGGGGCCCGACATGTGAAATATGGGGCTTTACCCGAACATTACCCATTGGTGGGGGCGACCTTACTCAAAACCTTTGATGAATACTTAGGGGATGCATGGACTGAGGAGGTTCAAACCGCCTGGGTAGATGCCTATGGTGCAATTACCACCATCATGTTGGACGGTGCCGATTATTCAGAGGCTGACGTTCAACTCAAACCCGAAGCGCCACCTAATGATTCTGGGTTACAAGTTGAGCTATTAGAAACGAGCTTTGCCCAAGTCAAGCCGGTCGCCAATGAATTTGCCGATCGCTTCTATGAGAATTTATTTACCGATTACCCGGCTGCTCAACCCTTATTTGCGAATACGGATATAAAGCAACAAAGCAAGAAGCTCCTGCAATCCCTGGTTCTAGTGGTGGAGAATCTGCGCAAGCCAGATGCCCTAGGAGACGCTCTCACCGGCCTGGGGGCTCGTCATGTCCAATATGGAGCCTTACCTGAGCATTACCCATTGGTGGGTAATACCCTGCTCAAGACCTTTGGGCAATTTTTAGGACCGGCTTGGACAGATGAGGTCCAGCAGGCTTGGGTAGATGCCTATGGTGCGATTAGCACGATTATGTTGGATGGAGCAGATTATTCCGAAGCAGATATTCAGCTCGAACCCGAAACGCCAGCGTCGCCTGATGATTCTGGCTTGCAAGTTGAGCTACTGGAAACGAGCTTTGCTCAAGTGAAGCCCGTGGCCAATGAGTTTGCCGATCGCTTTTACGAAAACTTGTTTACCGATTACCCGGCTGCCCAACCCTTATTCGCGAATACGGATATAAAGCAACAAAGCAAGAAGCTCTTGCAATCTCTGGTTCTGGTCGTTGAAAACTTGCGGAAGCCAGACGCCTTGGGGGATGCCCTTACGGGGCTGGGTGCTCGACATGTGAAATATGGGGCCTTACCGGAGCATTACCCGTTGGTGGGTAATACACTCCTCAAAACCTTTGAGGAATTTCTGGGCTCAGCGTGGACTGATGAGGTCAAACAAGCCTGGGTGGATGCCTATGGGGCCATCAGCACCATCATGTTAGATGGTGCTGACTATTCCCAAGCCGATTTAGATTTGAATTCAGCTCCCCCCGCATCCTCCTCACCGAGCAGCTTCTCTAGTGAGGCGGCGGAAACGGATCGGCCAACAGGACTGTTATTAGGACTGGCGGGGGGCGGCATTGTTGCGGTCATTATCGCTATCTTGCTGGTCTAA
- a CDS encoding pentapeptide repeat-containing protein: protein MAVLTPEEVQTKVQQGISLQGAELSNINLQGFSLDDGHFPQAYLRVANLSEASCNRADFTEAILIFATLTGISLQDAFLTEAQFTSARLDSANLMGIHGVKLKLHGAHLNQANAATAILESVDLAEATGQYASFRDAILIRADLSQGDFKGANFSRAKLNDANLSQGQFSEAIFAHARLERSRFVQSNLQKADFTGADVIGSNLEQVNLQEAQLQQASFDHVFLGQTCMRDARLNHASFYSAHLEQVDLTGAQVEQTDFRDANLENTQLHNVDFSSAIVSGAIFTDAQGLSSEQKVLLRKRGALNVPK from the coding sequence ATGGCCGTTCTCACACCGGAAGAGGTGCAAACGAAAGTTCAACAAGGCATTTCTTTACAAGGAGCAGAACTCAGCAATATCAATTTGCAGGGATTCTCCCTGGATGATGGTCATTTCCCTCAAGCCTATTTACGGGTGGCAAATTTATCCGAGGCCTCCTGTAATCGAGCCGATTTTACGGAAGCGATCTTAATCTTTGCGACGCTGACGGGAATTAGCTTGCAGGATGCTTTTCTAACGGAAGCTCAATTTACCTCTGCGCGCCTGGACTCGGCTAATTTGATGGGGATTCATGGGGTTAAGCTCAAATTGCATGGTGCCCATTTGAATCAAGCGAATGCGGCCACAGCCATTTTGGAGTCGGTGGATTTGGCAGAAGCCACTGGCCAATATGCCTCCTTCCGAGATGCCATTTTAATCAGAGCTGATCTGTCTCAGGGGGATTTCAAGGGGGCTAACTTCAGCCGGGCGAAGCTCAATGATGCCAATTTGAGTCAGGGGCAATTCTCAGAAGCCATTTTCGCCCACGCCCGCTTAGAACGATCTCGCTTTGTCCAGTCCAACTTGCAAAAAGCAGATTTTACGGGTGCTGATGTCATTGGCAGTAACTTAGAGCAGGTCAATTTGCAGGAAGCCCAACTACAGCAGGCCAGTTTTGATCATGTGTTCTTAGGGCAAACCTGTATGCGCGATGCCCGATTGAACCATGCCTCTTTCTATAGTGCTCATTTAGAGCAGGTTGACTTAACCGGTGCTCAAGTAGAGCAGACAGATTTTCGGGATGCAAATTTGGAAAACACTCAACTTCACAACGTGGACTTTTCTAGTGCCATTGTCTCTGGCGCAATCTTTACTGATGCTCAAGGATTATCCAGTGAGCAGAAAGTACTACTGCGAAAGCGGGGGGCTTTAAATGTCCCTAAATAA